ATTCGGAGATACTGTATATATACTATACTAAAAGAGATTGGCATAACACAACCACGAAAGAAGAAAAAGAAAAAGAAGCCAAAGCGATTCAACGCCTTAAAACCTACGAACTATGCATATGGACTTTAAAATAGTAGATATTAGTAAAATTAGATATTACCTACTGCTAATAATAGACGACCATAGTAGATATATCTTACATGTTAAGTTGTATGAAGAAGCGACATCAGACGTTGTAATTTCTGTTTTAAAGGAATGTTTTAAAAAGTATGGGAAACCTAAAAAGATATTAACCGATAATGGAACTCAATTCGTTCCTGCGAGAGGAGGAGTGTCTAAATTCCAGAAGTTTCTACTGGAAAATCGGATTTTGCATATAAGAACCTCTGTTAGACATCCCAAACAATAGGAAAAGTTGAAAGGATAAATAGGAAGGTGGAGTATCGATTATATATGTTCAATAGTTTAGAAAAGTTCGTAGATTGGCATAATCGAGTAAAACCACATCGTTCTCTTAATTTTAAAACTCCTTATGAAGTTTATTATGGTGTAGAGTGTGATAAGGAGGTGATTAGCGTATGAAAAATTATGGTGAAATAATTTCAGGATACAACAATCATTATATAGAATATATAAATTTATAGATATAAACCAAAAAATTTATATATGGGTAGTGTTAATCATACCTATGCTCATGTGCCGGGGTAGTCTAGAGGCTAGGCAGCGGACTGCAGATCCGCCTCACGTGGGTTCAAATCCCACCCCCGGCTTTTTAATTTTTTGTCAATAAATATCAATCAATTTAAATAAATTAATTACATTAAAAAGATAAAAATAAAATTTAATCTTTAATCTTTTTTCTTTTAATCATGGAAAATTTTTTTCCACCGCATTCACAAGTTAAATCTTCAATTCTTTTTATTTTATCACCAACTTCGTAGATTTTCCCACAATTTAGACATTTATAGTATCTTAGGGTCGGTTTAATTTCCCCAGTATAGATTTTTTCAACATCTTCAATAATTGGTTTTAGGTTTTTCCCAATTAATCTCGCTAAGAATGTTGTGTTCCCAATGATCTCACTACCTTCATACAAATTGAATCCGGGAATTAGTTCATAGATAACAAATCCCATTTTAGACAATGTTTTTTGAACTTCAATCCATTCATCAATGGGTTTATGAGAAAATGCCAAATATGCAATTCCTTCACCCCCTAAACCTTCAATCCCTCTTGAAAGAAACAACTTCATGCCATTTAATGTGTAGGGAGGATCTGTAAAAATCACATCAAATTTACATCTTAATTCTTCTGGAAGTGGATTTCTCAGGTCATGTTTTATCGTTTTTATATTTAGATTTTCTTTTTTTGAAACATCATCAATCAACTTTAGTAACCTCTCATCAATATCTACAACAACAACCTCCTCACACAGATTAGTTAATGCCGTTGGGATTGAAGTTAAATCATCATCTCCTACAAATAAAATTCTTTTTCCTTCTAAATCTCCTCTTTGTGCCATTAATGCAGCCCTATAAACCGCAGTTTCTGGAGTGGCATAAGATTGGTCAATTGTTGTATTAACTGTTGGTCTTTTCTTTGCATACATCTTATGTTTTTTCAATATTTCCTCAAACATCTCGTCCAAAACAATGCCTCTACCATTGCACAATGGGCATGTTAAGTCATGCTTCATTTTTAATTTTAATTCTTTCTCAACAAACTCATTACCAATTTCTGTCAATACTGCTCCTTTTTCTTCCCTATCGAGTATTTTAGATCTTTCCAATAATGTTCTAACCTTTGCAATAATTGGCAGTGGTAATTTAACATACTGCCCTATTTTTTTGGTGGATATGGGCTGGTTTCTATATATGCATCTTAAAATGTCTTCAACTGCCCTTTCTCCTTCTGCAATATCTACTTTTCTTGCGACTTCTTTTAACAAAATTGGTTTTATAATTTCTTTTTCTTCAACTTCTTTTTTTCCTTTTCCTATTTTACCAATGATTTTCATAAATACCACAAGATATTTGCGATATTATTGAAGTTGATAAAAAGACCCTATCTAAGTATGTAGAGGAGATTTTAGATTTTGTTATTAACGAATTAAAAATAAACCCAAAGAAACTTATAGCTTTAATCGATAGGGAGTTTTAAGGACTTTAACATCATAAAGATTTTTGAGATACAACTGTAATTACATAAGTTTTATCCCAAAGAACGGTAGAGTAAAATACTACACTCGAAAAAGAGTATAAAAAAGGCGATAAATGGAAGTTCGATTATTTCATAAGTAAATATTTATATCAAAATTAATAATCGTTGAAGATAATACCGTTTATTACACTTTCTTAACGAATCTTGATTTTGAACATGCAAAGGACTATCTAAAAATCTATAAAAAGCGTTGGAATATAGAAACAAGATTTAGAATGTTTAAAGACCTAAAAATAAAAACGAAATCCAGGACTTTAAAGGTTAGGTTGTTTCTATTTATCCTTAGAGCGATAATCCATAACTTTTGGATTTGGATGAAACATAAAAACGAAATTCCTTATAATTTAAATTATAATTTAAAAGAATTTATTATATCAATTAACGACTTTGCAAACTTGTATTGCAAACCTTCCTTTGATTATGGTGGTAATACTCGGTTGTGTATATCTAATGCATATTCGGAGATACTGTTAAATTTTAACCTTAAGGTTTTTATAGTCGTTATGTCATAGGTGTTATAATCTTAATAATGGGAAAAACGGTGAGTAATAGATGGAAAGGGTGGTTATTACAGTAACAGGAAAAGATAGAACAGGAATAGTGGCAAATATTTCAAGTGTTCTTGCAGAAAATGATATCAACATTTTGGATATAAGACAGACGATTATGGATGATTTATTTACCATGATAATGCTTGTTGATATATCCAATGCAAAAGAGGATTTTTTAACTTTAAAAAAGAAGTTAAACGAAGTTGGAGAAAAAATAGGGGTTAAAGTTATAGCACAACATGAGGATATTTTCAAATACATGCATAGAATTTAAAAAAATAAAAAAATTTTTAATTATTTAATTTTGTAGTAGTATTTCAAGTCATCATCTCCGCCAAACAACTCTGGATGAATCATTTTTGCAAAGTCCATCATGTATCCTATTGGGTCTTTAGTCTCCCAAACATAGTAGTCAGGATGGGAAACATAGAACCTTCCATTTTTGAATGCCTTAAAGTTAGCGAAGTCTGGGTTTATTGCTAATAAATCTTCTTTTGTTTTAACATCTCCATAGAACCATCTCAATATGCAAACATCAGCGTTCATTGCCCTTTCATAGAATGTCTCTTTATCTAAGTATTGGAAGGATGTTCCTGGAATATCGTTGAATATGTATTCCCCACCAAAGTTGTTTACCATTTTGTTGTAGTAGTGCTGGGCTCCATATATTCCTGGAAGGTTTTTGTACTTACTCCAACTGAAGTCTACGACTGTTGGGTAATTTTGTACTCCATAAACTTTCCTTAAAATGTTGTTCCTTGCTTTCCATGTTTTTTGGAAGTAATCTTCTGTTTTATTGTATTTATCTTCTCCCCAAAATGCAGCAGCAAACTTTATCCACTCTATTCTTCCCATAAATGTTGGTTCTTTGTAGGTATAGAATCTTGAAGTGGTTATTCCTAACTCTTTTAATTTTTCTTCCATCTCATCGTGTGCTGACCAATCACCTAAGAATACTATATTTGGATCTATAGCAGTAACTTTTTCATAGTCGATACTACTTGACTTACCAATGTCTACACATTTTCCATCTTCATAGTATTTGTAGAGTGTTGGGGAGTTTTTTATTGCATACAATGGTGCTCCTTTTATTGTGTCGTAGCATGATGTATCATTCAATATATCTGCAGTAGATATAAACGGAGAATAGAATATTGTTACAAGTTTTTGAACTGGAATGTTTATTACCTTTGCATTAGGAATATTTGGATTACTTGCACCTTCTTTTAATAAGACAAATTTATTACCTTTTGAATCAACAACTATACAATAACCCTCATCCCAATGCGGCTCTAATTGGAATGTTTCAGCAAACACAACAGGTTTTCTCATCTCATCGTAGTTTTTGAATAGATAGACAACGTCTGCAATATCTATACTATTATCACAGTTTACATCCCCTTCATCCAATGGTATGTTCCTATGCTTGAAGAGATAAACGACATCGGCAATATCTACGCTTCCATCATGGTTTATATCTCCTATTTTATATCCCATAGAAATGGGCATTAAAATCAATGCCACCAACGAAATCATAATAGTTTTTTTCATTTTTATCACCTTTAAGTAACATTATTGTAAAAAATTTAATAACAATGATTATTAGAATGTATATTTTATATAAATTTTACGATTTAAAATAGGAGCATTATTAAAATAAAAATAAAAAATTAAGTTAATATATGTGGAGAAATTAAATTAAAATAAATTTTACTTAATTTAAAATTATTTTAACTTATTTTAAAATTTTGGATGTGATATAAATGCTAAAAACAGAAAATCTATCAGTTGGTTATGGAAGTTACGTTGTAGTTGAAGGCATAAACTTGGAAATAAGCGAGGGAGAAATTTTATGCATCATTGGGCCAAATGGGGCAGGGAAATCAACACTCTTAAAAACAATAGCAACATATTTAAAACCAAAAAAAGGGATAGTTTATTTAAATGGGATGAAAATCCATGACCTAAAGCCAAAAGATTTGGCAAAAGAAATGGCAGTCGTCTTAACCGAAAGAGTGAATCCAGGAAACATGACAGGTTTTGATATTATAGCAATTGGAAGGCATCCATATACTGATTTGTTTGGTAGGTTAACTGAGAAGGATAGAGAAATTATTATTGAATCAGCAAAGGCTGTTAATGCAGAGTACTTATTAAATAAGAATTTTTTTGAAATGAGTGATGGAGAAAGACAGAAGATTATGATAGCAAGGGCATTGGCACAGGAACCAAAGGTTCTTATCTTAGATGAGCCAACATCTTTCTTAGATGCAAGACATAAGATTGAATTAACTTTATTGCTTAGAAAGTTGGTAGATGAGAGGAATCTTGCTATTGTTGTAACTTTGCACGACATTGAACTCGCATTAAGGATTGCAGACAAGATGGCTTTGATAAAGAACCACAAAGTTATTGCTTATGGCCATCCTGAAAATGTTATGAGGAGAGATGTTGTTAATGACCTTTACGATTTAAAGGATGCAAACTATAGCAAAATTATTGGGTATTTTGAGTTAAAAAGTAAACCAATAAAAAATAAAAGAGTATTTGTTGTTTGTGGTGCAGGAACTGGAGCAAATGTTTTGAGGTATTTGGTTAAGAATGGTTATAGCGTTGTTGTTGGGGTTTTACACAAAAATGATGCTGATTACGTTATTGCAGAGGCTATGGGAGTTGAGATAATTGAGGAGGATGCATATAATAAGATATCAGATGAGAATTTTGAAAAAGCACTGAGGGAATTGAAGTATTCTGATGTTGTAGTTTACACCAACTTTCCTACTGGTGAAATGAACTATAAAAATTTAAAACTTATTGAATCTGCAAAAGAATATGGAAAGAAAATCATCTATTATGATGGGAATATCTCAGTTTTGAATGGGATCTAAATAATTCTTATTTTTTTCTCTCCTTTATAAACCAAATATATAACCAATAACCCCCCCAATATATCCAAAACTGCTCCAATGGGTAGTGGGGAGGCAGGCCTATCTATTCCGTAGATATAATGCAATGGGACAAAATATTTGAAAGAAAGTATGTGACACAATAGCATTAAAACAACACCAAGTAACATCGACGTGGGCATTAGATACCTATGGTCAGATGTTTTTATTAAAGGTCTTGCCAAATATGGGGCAACTAAACCAATAAATGCAATTAATCCTGTAAATGGAACTATCGCTCCAGTTATAAATGATGCAAAAAATAAAATCAATATTCTTGTCTTTTTTATATTCAACCCAAAACTTTTTGCATACTTTTCCCCAAACAAT
This sequence is a window from Methanotorris formicicus Mc-S-70. Protein-coding genes within it:
- a CDS encoding DDE-type integrase/transposase/recombinase; the encoded protein is MDFKIVDISKIRYYLLLIIDDHSRYILHVKLYEEATSDVVISVLKECFKKYGKPKKILTDNGTQFVPARGGVSKFQKFLLENRILHIRTSVRHPKQ
- a CDS encoding bis-aminopropyl spermidine synthase family protein, whose protein sequence is MKIIGKIGKGKKEVEEKEIIKPILLKEVARKVDIAEGERAVEDILRCIYRNQPISTKKIGQYVKLPLPIIAKVRTLLERSKILDREEKGAVLTEIGNEFVEKELKLKMKHDLTCPLCNGRGIVLDEMFEEILKKHKMYAKKRPTVNTTIDQSYATPETAVYRAALMAQRGDLEGKRILFVGDDDLTSIPTALTNLCEEVVVVDIDERLLKLIDDVSKKENLNIKTIKHDLRNPLPEELRCKFDVIFTDPPYTLNGMKLFLSRGIEGLGGEGIAYLAFSHKPIDEWIEVQKTLSKMGFVIYELIPGFNLYEGSEIIGNTTFLARLIGKNLKPIIEDVEKIYTGEIKPTLRYYKCLNCGKIYEVGDKIKRIEDLTCECGGKKFSMIKRKKIKD
- a CDS encoding transposase, with amino-acid sequence MVEDNTVYYTFLTNLDFEHAKDYLKIYKKRWNIETRFRMFKDLKIKTKSRTLKVRLFLFILRAIIHNFWIWMKHKNEIPYNLNYNLKEFIISINDFANLYCKPSFDYGGNTRLCISNAYSEILLNFNLKVFIVVMS
- a CDS encoding ACT domain-containing protein, yielding MERVVITVTGKDRTGIVANISSVLAENDINILDIRQTIMDDLFTMIMLVDISNAKEDFLTLKKKLNEVGEKIGVKVIAQHEDIFKYMHRI
- a CDS encoding ABC transporter substrate-binding protein, which produces MKKTIMISLVALILMPISMGYKIGDINHDGSVDIADVVYLFKHRNIPLDEGDVNCDNSIDIADVVYLFKNYDEMRKPVVFAETFQLEPHWDEGYCIVVDSKGNKFVLLKEGASNPNIPNAKVINIPVQKLVTIFYSPFISTADILNDTSCYDTIKGAPLYAIKNSPTLYKYYEDGKCVDIGKSSSIDYEKVTAIDPNIVFLGDWSAHDEMEEKLKELGITTSRFYTYKEPTFMGRIEWIKFAAAFWGEDKYNKTEDYFQKTWKARNNILRKVYGVQNYPTVVDFSWSKYKNLPGIYGAQHYYNKMVNNFGGEYIFNDIPGTSFQYLDKETFYERAMNADVCILRWFYGDVKTKEDLLAINPDFANFKAFKNGRFYVSHPDYYVWETKDPIGYMMDFAKMIHPELFGGDDDLKYYYKIK
- a CDS encoding ABC transporter ATP-binding protein, with the translated sequence MLKTENLSVGYGSYVVVEGINLEISEGEILCIIGPNGAGKSTLLKTIATYLKPKKGIVYLNGMKIHDLKPKDLAKEMAVVLTERVNPGNMTGFDIIAIGRHPYTDLFGRLTEKDREIIIESAKAVNAEYLLNKNFFEMSDGERQKIMIARALAQEPKVLILDEPTSFLDARHKIELTLLLRKLVDERNLAIVVTLHDIELALRIADKMALIKNHKVIAYGHPENVMRRDVVNDLYDLKDANYSKIIGYFELKSKPIKNKRVFVVCGAGTGANVLRYLVKNGYSVVVGVLHKNDADYVIAEAMGVEIIEEDAYNKISDENFEKALRELKYSDVVVYTNFPTGEMNYKNLKLIESAKEYGKKIIYYDGNISVLNGI